The following proteins are encoded in a genomic region of Sorangiineae bacterium MSr12523:
- a CDS encoding alpha/beta hydrolase has product MNAYGLERPLAWSRAYNPLYSGRNGIRIRRTPSGNVRLRCQGEGARTIVFVCDTPVFIEHYDGLFDLLSPRFKVLCLELPGMGFSKAARGFDYGLRSQAQAVREVLEAENVEDCILSFSCVGAYLALILASMAPSVVRGVVSVQAPSWEQERIWARRIDFGGRGLVATPVLGQLLVRAGKRRIAKRWFHSNLGKGAAKQQFADTAAGAFDAGSPWALASMVQAYFSSEDPTFVPVQQPALVIWGSQDRSHRRSDPESALPYFREARVMRFDQAGHCPDLEQPQQFARALVSFSAEL; this is encoded by the coding sequence ATGAATGCCTATGGCTTGGAACGCCCACTTGCTTGGAGCCGCGCTTACAATCCACTTTATTCCGGACGCAACGGAATTCGCATCCGCCGCACGCCTTCCGGCAACGTGCGCCTGCGATGCCAAGGCGAAGGCGCGCGCACCATCGTATTCGTCTGCGATACGCCCGTGTTCATCGAACACTACGATGGCCTTTTCGACTTACTTTCCCCTCGATTCAAGGTTCTCTGCCTCGAGCTACCCGGCATGGGCTTTTCGAAGGCGGCACGGGGCTTCGATTATGGCCTTCGCAGTCAAGCGCAAGCCGTGCGGGAGGTGTTGGAGGCGGAAAATGTCGAAGACTGTATTCTTTCTTTCTCGTGCGTCGGCGCATACTTGGCACTCATCTTGGCATCGATGGCCCCGAGCGTCGTTCGGGGGGTCGTGAGCGTTCAGGCACCGAGTTGGGAGCAGGAACGAATCTGGGCTCGCCGCATCGATTTCGGGGGGCGCGGCTTGGTTGCGACTCCGGTTTTGGGCCAACTGCTCGTGCGGGCTGGCAAGCGGAGGATCGCCAAGCGATGGTTCCACTCCAATCTCGGCAAGGGCGCTGCAAAACAGCAATTCGCCGACACCGCGGCGGGCGCGTTCGATGCAGGCTCCCCCTGGGCGCTCGCGTCCATGGTGCAAGCCTATTTCTCGAGTGAAGACCCCACCTTCGTCCCGGTGCAGCAACCGGCGTTGGTCATCTGGGGTAGCCAGGATCGCAGCCACCGGCGCAGCGATCCCGAATCCGCGCTCCCCTATTTTCGTGAAGCTCGCGTGATGCGTTTCGACCAGGCGGGCCACTGTCCCGATCTCGAACAACCGCAGCAGTTCGCTCGAGCATTGGTGTCATTTTCGGCAGAACTCTAG